The window TTTTTCCCGAAATCCCGAAATAATTGATTTCCCTGAACGTTTAAAACCGTAAGAAATCCATCTGTTTTCAGCTTTTTGACAGGTTGACGAAGGTACTAAAATCCCTGTAATTTCGATGTATATTAACAAACAGAAAAGTGTTGAAAAGTAGAACTGACCGTTTGGCAGATACTCAGCAATTGCACGTTAATTGCAAACTGAAGAAATCAATCGCCAATTTTGTTTATAACTTGCATAAAATTGGGCGAACCAAAAATACACCTAACCGTTATACAAAGAAAACAAGTTTATGGAAGCTAAATTTTCTCCCCGTGTCAAGGATGTAATAACCTTCAGCCGTGAAGAAGCACTTCGGCTGGGTCATGATTATATCGGCACCGAACACCTTTTGCTTGGACTCATCCGCGAAGGGGAAGGCATGGCAATAAAAATCCTCAAATCACTTGGTATCAACCTGAATGAATTGAGAAAATCAGTCGAGAATTCTGTCAAAGGAAGTTCTGCCTCAATCAATAACCTGAGCAATATCCCACTGACCAAACAAGCTGAAAAAGCCTTGAAAATCACTTATCTTGAAGCTAAAGTGTTCAAAAGTGATGTCATTGGAACGGAGCATCTGTTGTTATCGATTCTGAAAGACGAAGACAATATTGCCACTCAGATTCTGAATCAGTATGGTATTAACTACGATATCGTGAAAGAAGAACTGGACATTATCAAATCAAATTTTAAATCAGAAGCACCTCAGAATCCGAATGAGGATGATCCTTACGCGAAGGATGATGAAGGCGGCAGTGGCGGCGGTATGAGCGGAAAGAAGTCTTCGGATTCTAAATCCAAAACCCCGGTATTGGATAACTTCGGAAGAGATCTTACCAAAGCGGCAGAAGAAGGTCGCCTCGACCCTATTGTTGGTCGTGAAAAGGAAATTGAGCGAGTTTCTCAGATCCTGTCACGTCGTAAAAAGAACAATCCTATCCTTATTGGTGAACCAGGAGTTGGTAAATCTGCCATCGCTGAAGGTCTTGCACTCCGTATCGTACAACGTAAAGTGTCAAGGGTTCTTTTCAATAAGCGAATTGTGACTCTTGATCTGGCTTCTCTCGTTGCCGGAACAAAATATCGTGGCCAGTTCGAGGAACGAATGAAAGCTGTGATGAATGAACTCGAAAAATCTCCGGATGTAATCCTGTTCATAGACGAAATTCATACCATCATCGGTGCCGGCGGTGCTTCCGGTTCTTTGGACGCTTCAAATATGTTCAAACCGGCTCTTGCTCGTGGTGAAATCCAATGTATCGGTGCCACTACACTTGATGAATATCGTCAGTATATCGAAAAAGACGGTGCACTTGATCGTCGATTCCAGCGCGTACTTGTAGAGCCTGCTTCTATTGATGAATCTCTCGAGATTCTGAACAATATTAAAGAGCGTTATGAAGAACACCACAATGTGAACTTCACTCCCGAAGCAATCAAGGCTTGTGTGACCCTCACTTCCCGTTACATCACGGACCGTTTCCTTCCGGATAAAGCGATTGACGCTTTGGATGAATCCGGCAGCCGTGTACATATTACCAACATCCACGTTCCAAAGACCATCCTGGACCTGGAAGGCAAAGTAGCGGATATTAAGAATGAAAAGAATCGCGTTGTACGTAGCCAGAAATATGAAGAAGCTGCAAAATTACGGGATACCGAAAAGCAATTGCTCGAGCAACTTGAGGTTGCAAAGAAGCAATGGGAAGAAGAAACCAAGAATCACCGTTATACTGTAACTGAACAGGATGTCGCTGAAGTGGTAGCTATGATGACCGGAATTCCGGTGACTCGTGTAGCACAAACCGAAAGCCACCGTCTGGTGAAGATGGCTGATGAATTGCGTGGTAAAGTAATCGGACAAGATGACGCAATTGCTAAAGTTGTAAAAGCCATTCAACGTAATCGAGCAGGATTGAAAGATCCGAATAAGCCAATTGGAACTTTCATCTTCCTTGGCCCTACCGGTGTTGGTAAGACTGAACTTGCAAAAGTAATCGCGAAATATTTGTTCGATTCAGAAGATGCGTTGATCCGCATCGATATGAGTGAATACATGGAGAAATTCGCTGTTTCCCGATTGATTGGAGCGCCTCCGGGATATGTGGGATATGAAGAAGGCGGACAATTGACTGAAAAAGTTCGTCGCAAACCCTACTCTGTAGTGTTGCTGGATGAAATTGAAAAAGCTCACCCGGATATCTTCAACCTCCTCCTCCAGGTATTGGATGAAGGTACATTAACAGATAGTCTGGGCCGCAAGGTAGATTTCAAAAACACCATCATGATCATGACGTCCAACATTGGCTCACGCCAATTGAAGGATTTCGGACAAGGTGTTGGCTTCCAGACTTCCGCTAAGACAACCCAGGCTGATGAGCATTCACGTGGCGTAATTGAAAATGCTTTGAAGAAAGCATTTGCTCCGGAATTCCTCAACCGTATTGACGACGTAGTAATGTTCAACTCTCTTAGCAAGGAAGACATTCACAAAATCATCGATGTTGAACTGGTTCACCTCTACAAACGTGTGATTGAACTGGGTTACAAACTTCAACTGACGGATGAAGCAAAGGATTTCATTTCTGAAAGAGGTTATGACGTGAATTATGGAGCTCGTCCATTGAAACGTGCAATCCAGAAATACCTTGAAGATCCGCTGGCTGAAGAAATCATCAAAGCGGAAATGACTGAAGGCGATATTCTTGAAGTGAATTTTGAAAAAGAAACTTCTACTCTCAAAATTCATGTGATTAAGGCAAATGTTCCTCCTCCTGCCAAAACAGGCACAGGTAGAAAGAAAAAGGATCAGGAATAATCTATCCTGAAATGCATAAAAAAAACGCGGGGTTCTCCCGCGTTTTTTTTTATTCCCTTATTCTGGAATTCTTGTTTAAGAATTTCCGAATTTCTCCATAACTTCAAAACTGATACCTGTTGTTGAGTAGCCACCATCATGATACAAATTTTGCATAGTTACCATTTTGGTGAGGTCTGAGAATAGCGAAACACAATAATCCGCGCAAGCATCAGCACTTGCATTTCCCAAAGGAGAAAGTTTGTCTGCAAAATTGTAAAAATCATCAAACCCCTTGATGCCGGAACCGGCAGTGGTTTTAGTTGGTGATTGTGAAATAGTATTCACGCGCACATTTCGCTTTTTTCCATAGTGATATCCAAAACTACGTGTGATGGATTCGAGCAATGCTTTGATATCCGCCATGTCGGTATAAAACGGATAGGTTCTTTGAGCAGCGATATAGGTGAGCGCCACAACACTACCCCAATCATTGATAGCATCGAGTTTCATCGCTACACTTAGCATCTTGTGTAAAGACAAAGCTGATACATCAATTCCCTTCATGTAGTATTCGTAATTACTTTCTACGTAGGGAATATTTTTACGAATATTGACAGACATTCCAATACTGTGCAACACAAAATCAATTTTTCCGCCTGTAATTTCCATCGACTTTGTGTACAGATTGGTCAGATCTTCAATGGAGGTTGCATCGGCAGGAATTATTTCTGATTGCGTTTCTTCCGCAAGCTTTTTGATCTCACCCATCCGCATGGCTATCGGGGCATTGGTGAGCACAATTTGTGCACCTTCCTGATGACAGCGTTGAGCGACTTTCCAGGCGATGGAGTTTGAATCAAGAGCTCCCGAAATGATTCCGCGTTTACCTTTTAACAGTTGATGTGACATAGTTTGGTTTTGAAAGAAAGCAAAGATAGATTTTGAATGGAATTCAATGGCCTGAAATTAGGAATTTTCCAATTAATAGCCAGAATACTTATTGTTTAGCTGGATGTCAATATCTGCCTGAAAATAAAACCCCTGCATAAATTACCGGAAATTTTTAATCAGCAGATTATTGAAGATCCCTTTAGTAGCATTTCTATTTAGAAGCCGATTTATCCGAGAATAGAATAAAAATGGAATCAAATCTTCAACAGTTCCTTCGCGTTTTCCATGGCTACAGCAGTTGGTTTGTCGCCACTCAACATCCGTGCTATTTCAACAACACGTTCATCATTTGTCAACTGACGGACATGAGTAAAGGTCTTTTTACCGGTAACATTTTTGTAAACGAAGAAGTGAGCCTCTCCCCTGCTGGCAATTTGTGGAAGATGTGTGATCGCGATGAGCTGGTGTTTTTTAGACATTTCCTGCATCACTTTCCCAATTTTAAAAGCAGTTTCTCCGGAAACTCCGGTATCAATTTCGTCAAAAACTATTGTAGGCAGTTCAATGAGTCTGGCAACTGCTGATTTGAGACAAAGCATCAATCGACTGAGTTCACCACCGGAAGCCACTTTGCTGATTTCGGAATAGGCAATGCCTTTGTTTGCGGAAAAAAGAAATCGAATCTGATCACATCCGTTTGGTCCCCATTCCCCTTCGGGATAAGCCGTATTTTCGATTTTGAGAATAGCATTGGGCATGCCAACTTCTGACAATAATTTTTTGATACTGGCTTCTACAGTCGGAATTGTTTTATTCCTGTTTGCTGTAATTTGGCCGGATAGATCGGTAAGTGCTTTTCGAATGTCATTCATGGCCGATTCACAACTTGCAATTTTATCATCGAGTGAATGGATTCCCTCTAATTTCTGGCCAAATTCTTCTTTCAATCTCAACAAATCCGCAATGCTGTTTACCCGGTGTTTTTGCTGGAGTTTATTTATTGTATTCAGTTGCTCGTTCACAATTTCCAGCCTGCCGGGATCAGATTGTATTTCTGAACCAATTGTCTCCAGTTCATTTTCCAGATCTTTCAGTTCAATCTGAACACTCTTAAATCGCTGTGCCAGATCGACAAGTCTGTTATTGTATTTTGACAGTTGCTGAACCTGACCAAACATTCCGGTGATTTGACTGAGCACATTGCTTTCTCCACTGGTGAGCAGAGTGAGCAAGTGTTCAAGTCCCTGCTGAATTTCACCGGCATGAGTTAGTGTTTTGTATTCATCTTCGAGTTTTTCAAGATCATAGGATTCCAAATGTGCCTCCTCAAGTTCCTTATACTGGAAATCGAAGTAATCCTGATCAGCTTTGGATCGTTGTTCCTCGGCCCGCAATTCTAGCAGTTCTTTTTCTAACCTTTTATAAGTTGAATAAGAATTAGCATAATTCAACAACAAATCTTTATGTCCGACAAATGCATCCAGCACTGACAACTGAAAATTACTCTTGTTGAGCAATAGTGTTTCATGCTGCGAATGGATATCTACCAACAGTCCGCCGAGTTCTTTTAATTGCTGCAAGTTTACCGGTGTGTCATTTATAAAAGCTCGTGATTTTCCTTCAGGACTGATTTCTCTACGGATCAGGATTCCGTGATCCAGATCGAGTTGCTCAGCTTGAAAGAAACGGAGAATGGCAGTATCGTTTTTATGAAAACTAAATTCACCTTCCACTATGCATTTTCTATTCTTATCAAGAAGCGCTGAAGAATCGGCTCTTTGACCAAGAATGAGAGATAATGCTCCGAGCAGAATGGATTTACCCGCACCGGTCTCACCGGTAATAATATTCAGTCCTTTGTTGAGATCCAGTTCCAATGAATCTATCAAGGCGTAATTCTGGACGATTAATCGTTGCAGCATGGCGTGAAGGTACAAAATCAGTTTTGTGTACAGAACCGCATATAATGAAAAAAGGCTCACCGTTTTGGTAAGCCTTTTTTAGTCTTCGTACAAGAGCCTTATTTTCCGCCTTTGTACATTTGTTGAAATTGTTCTTTAGTCATAACAGTATAGCCTTCAGGCAGCATGAATTTGGAGTCATCTACCTGCTGTTCTTCTACACTTTTCGCGGTCATTTTCATCGTCATACCATTCTGTTCAGTCTGAAATTCCAACATAAAGCCGTCTATCCCTTCAATTTCTGATTGAAATGAATTGCGGGCCATCAGTTCAGTGGTAAACCATGCATCAAAAGTCACTCCACCGTTCCTGCCGGTTGTAGTAACGACAGCTTTTTTGCAATTGTAACCGGCGATTACTTTGGTATCTGATTTTAACTCAACTGTTGGTTTATTATTTGAACTGCGTTCTGCTTCCGCATCCATTTTTGTCATCTTGACTGCAGATTTATTTCCGAGCATATCCATCAGGGTAATTGTTTCACCCAATTTATGATCCGAAATAATAGAGGTTGAACCAATACCCATCTGTATTTCTGAACGGCTCATATTGCCTTTAAAATAGAGCACAGATTCCGTGGGCATCATGGCAAGGGTTTGTTGATCTAATTGAGAATTCGGGTAAGAAATTTCAAATACGATTTTACCCTGACCAACCAATCTGCCGTTTTCCTGAGCCTGCGAAAAGTTAGATGTCGAGATCAAGAGAAATGCAAGCAAAGCGAATTGAGTAATTTTTTTCATGTTTTGGTTTTTAGGAAGATCCAATATATAGCAAATATATCCCTTTTTCATGTATGAAAAAAGTCAGTTCACGGAATTTTGGGATGAGAAATTAACATTATGGAAAAATAACGATTCTAATCCCAATTGCTCTCCGGAGTACAATAATTTCAGGAAAAAGTGGTTGAATAATCAGGGCTTCGTCTTGAAAACCTTGTTCATATCTTTTGAAAGGCGCACGGCTCTTGCGTTTTAAGACCTTCTAATTTTAAAAACTTAATAAAATCAGGTAGTTCATGGCGAACAGGCTAAAGAATGAGGCGACAGAAGAGGCCAGTCCGAAACGGGAAAGAGTCAAAAAGAGTACTAAAAACGCAGGATTTAGAGCGAGAATTCAGGCAATACGGAATTTTTTGGGTGATGAAAGAACCCATAAGATTTTTGGAATGACCCTGTTGTTACTTGCCTTTTTCATGGTGATCGCTTTTGTGTCCAACCTGTTCACATGGAAAGAGGATCAGGCAATTGCTGGTGTTAATTCGATCTGGGAACTTTTCACCCGTGGAGATATTTCTGTGGAAAACTGGTTGGGTAAGCTTGGCGCGGTAACTGCTTTGCAATTTCAAAATCACTGGTTTGGTATCTGTGCATTTTTTCTGCCCTTTCTGCTCACACTTGCCGGAGTAAAAATCCTTTGGGATGTTGCTTTGCTCCCGATTACCAAATCACTGAAATACTCTTTGTTCACAACCATCTGGCTCTCTACATTTTTTGGATATATCTTTCATAACAATCCGGATATGTTGATTCTTGCCGGTGGTTATGGATATCAAATGAGCCAGACATTGAATTCAATGGTCGGTTTCATTGGAACCGGCGCTATGCTTGTATTCACCTTTACTGGATTCCTTGTTGCTGCGTACAATATTTCATTCCGCAAAAAAGCAGAGACTGAAATGCCTGCTGAAGAAGGAAGTGTCGAAGAAGCTGTTGCCACCTCCCCCATGCCTGTCATGAATATTTTAAAAACAGAAGATTCTTCAAGAACCGTGGAACTGGATCTTGGAGTTGATGAAGAGGAGGACGAAGAAGAAGAGGATGAAGAAGAAACGACTGAGGAAAATGCTATTGAT of the Bacteroidota bacterium genome contains:
- a CDS encoding ATP-dependent Clp protease ATP-binding subunit; protein product: MEAKFSPRVKDVITFSREEALRLGHDYIGTEHLLLGLIREGEGMAIKILKSLGINLNELRKSVENSVKGSSASINNLSNIPLTKQAEKALKITYLEAKVFKSDVIGTEHLLLSILKDEDNIATQILNQYGINYDIVKEELDIIKSNFKSEAPQNPNEDDPYAKDDEGGSGGGMSGKKSSDSKSKTPVLDNFGRDLTKAAEEGRLDPIVGREKEIERVSQILSRRKKNNPILIGEPGVGKSAIAEGLALRIVQRKVSRVLFNKRIVTLDLASLVAGTKYRGQFEERMKAVMNELEKSPDVILFIDEIHTIIGAGGASGSLDASNMFKPALARGEIQCIGATTLDEYRQYIEKDGALDRRFQRVLVEPASIDESLEILNNIKERYEEHHNVNFTPEAIKACVTLTSRYITDRFLPDKAIDALDESGSRVHITNIHVPKTILDLEGKVADIKNEKNRVVRSQKYEEAAKLRDTEKQLLEQLEVAKKQWEEETKNHRYTVTEQDVAEVVAMMTGIPVTRVAQTESHRLVKMADELRGKVIGQDDAIAKVVKAIQRNRAGLKDPNKPIGTFIFLGPTGVGKTELAKVIAKYLFDSEDALIRIDMSEYMEKFAVSRLIGAPPGYVGYEEGGQLTEKVRRKPYSVVLLDEIEKAHPDIFNLLLQVLDEGTLTDSLGRKVDFKNTIMIMTSNIGSRQLKDFGQGVGFQTSAKTTQADEHSRGVIENALKKAFAPEFLNRIDDVVMFNSLSKEDIHKIIDVELVHLYKRVIELGYKLQLTDEAKDFISERGYDVNYGARPLKRAIQKYLEDPLAEEIIKAEMTEGDILEVNFEKETSTLKIHVIKANVPPPAKTGTGRKKKDQE
- a CDS encoding SDR family oxidoreductase, with the protein product MSHQLLKGKRGIISGALDSNSIAWKVAQRCHQEGAQIVLTNAPIAMRMGEIKKLAEETQSEIIPADATSIEDLTNLYTKSMEITGGKIDFVLHSIGMSVNIRKNIPYVESNYEYYMKGIDVSALSLHKMLSVAMKLDAINDWGSVVALTYIAAQRTYPFYTDMADIKALLESITRSFGYHYGKKRNVRVNTISQSPTKTTAGSGIKGFDDFYNFADKLSPLGNASADACADYCVSLFSDLTKMVTMQNLYHDGGYSTTGISFEVMEKFGNS
- the recN gene encoding DNA repair protein RecN produces the protein MLQRLIVQNYALIDSLELDLNKGLNIITGETGAGKSILLGALSLILGQRADSSALLDKNRKCIVEGEFSFHKNDTAILRFFQAEQLDLDHGILIRREISPEGKSRAFINDTPVNLQQLKELGGLLVDIHSQHETLLLNKSNFQLSVLDAFVGHKDLLLNYANSYSTYKRLEKELLELRAEEQRSKADQDYFDFQYKELEEAHLESYDLEKLEDEYKTLTHAGEIQQGLEHLLTLLTSGESNVLSQITGMFGQVQQLSKYNNRLVDLAQRFKSVQIELKDLENELETIGSEIQSDPGRLEIVNEQLNTINKLQQKHRVNSIADLLRLKEEFGQKLEGIHSLDDKIASCESAMNDIRKALTDLSGQITANRNKTIPTVEASIKKLLSEVGMPNAILKIENTAYPEGEWGPNGCDQIRFLFSANKGIAYSEISKVASGGELSRLMLCLKSAVARLIELPTIVFDEIDTGVSGETAFKIGKVMQEMSKKHQLIAITHLPQIASRGEAHFFVYKNVTGKKTFTHVRQLTNDERVVEIARMLSGDKPTAVAMENAKELLKI
- a CDS encoding DUF4412 domain-containing protein translates to MKKITQFALLAFLLISTSNFSQAQENGRLVGQGKIVFEISYPNSQLDQQTLAMMPTESVLYFKGNMSRSEIQMGIGSTSIISDHKLGETITLMDMLGNKSAVKMTKMDAEAERSSNNKPTVELKSDTKVIAGYNCKKAVVTTTGRNGGVTFDAWFTTELMARNSFQSEIEGIDGFMLEFQTEQNGMTMKMTAKSVEEQQVDDSKFMLPEGYTVMTKEQFQQMYKGGK